One segment of Sesamum indicum cultivar Zhongzhi No. 13 linkage group LG4, S_indicum_v1.0, whole genome shotgun sequence DNA contains the following:
- the LOC105160512 gene encoding F-box protein At4g00755-like isoform X1, translated as MVLGCDLGDRDKNSRVKMDGSLDFIQWVGEDMSLKILMCLEDPSDLVRTGAVSSSWRQFVITHGLCKKLCLRMFPEASSFTRVIECDHMGKSVATGTDDSAEWTSLVTEHKVYALLSRGLTTSTREKNCMSDSIFASSTDNYPEESIKNTLEQSDRVNNRATYWSSKGESDPAAPETLIYKLSSQLCLITEVHVHPFQAYFQFGFPIYSAKAVRFQMGHPKVPLEKYRDEVDKFLDEQDLSDDKFVWTYHSPEYPMAQENRLQKFKLPEPVLCIGGILKVELLGRVQTQEMDGLYYICINHVAVIGRPLSPLFDVKMIDERGKCTLTYNPYTFSLKRVELIKEESSSQSHFRRFSESIRTWEQVIISTLRGAGPLMIDDNDSDHEYLD; from the exons ATGGTTCTTGGATGTGATTTGGGTGACAGGGATAAAAATAGTAGAGTAAAAATGGATGGTAGCCTGGATTTCATACAATGGGTTGGAGAGGACATGTCGCTGAAGATCCTTATGTGTTTGGAAGACCCTTCTGATCTTGTTCGCACGGGTGCGGTTTCGAGTTCTTGGCGTCAGTTTG TGATTACACATGGGCTATGTAAGAAACTTTGTTTAAGGATGTTTCCTGAAGCATCAAGTTTCACTCGTGTTATTGAATGTGACCATATGGGTAAAAGTGTGGCAACCGGGACGGATGATTCAGCTGAATGGACCTCTCTGGTGACAGAACACAAAGTGTATGCACTCTTAAGTAGAGGGCTTACAACTTctacaagagaaaaaaattgcatgtcaGATTCAATCTTTGCGTCAAGCACGGATAATTATCCAGAAGAAAGCATCAAGAATACCCTGGAACAAAGTGACAGAGTTAACAACAGGGCAACGTACTGGTCAAGCAAGGGTGAAAGTGATCCTGCCGCTCCTGAGACattgatttataaattgtCTTCACAACTATGTTTGATCACTGAAGTGCACGTCCATCCATTTCAAG CATATTTTCAGTTTGGCTTCCCTATATACTCAGCCAAGGCTGTAAGATTTCAGATGGGCCACCCGAAGGTTCCTTTGGAGAAGTACAGAGACGAAGTGGACAAATTTCTAGATGAACAAGATCTCTCTGATGACAAGTTTGTGTGGACGTATCATTCTCCAGAATATCCAATGGCTCAG GAGAATCGGTTGCAAAAGTTTAAGCTGCCAGAGCCTGTCCTTTGCATTGGAGGAATCCTGAAAGTGGAGCTTTTGGGCAGAGTGCAGACTCAAGAAATGGATGGACTCTACTACATATG CATCAACCATGTTGCCGTTATTGGTAGACCACTCTCTCCACTGTTTGACGTTAAGATGATTGATGAACGGGGAAAATGCACGTTAACGTACAACCCTTACACCTTCAGTTTGAAGCGTGTGGAACTAATAAAAGAAGAATCAAGTAGTCAATCACATTTTCGTAGATTCAGCGAAAGCATAAGGACTTGGGAGCAAGTGATCATCAGCACACTTCGGGGAGCTGGACCTTTGATGATAGACGACAATGATTCTGATCATGAGTACCTTGATTAG
- the LOC105160512 gene encoding F-box protein At4g00755-like isoform X2, with the protein MDGSLDFIQWVGEDMSLKILMCLEDPSDLVRTGAVSSSWRQFVITHGLCKKLCLRMFPEASSFTRVIECDHMGKSVATGTDDSAEWTSLVTEHKVYALLSRGLTTSTREKNCMSDSIFASSTDNYPEESIKNTLEQSDRVNNRATYWSSKGESDPAAPETLIYKLSSQLCLITEVHVHPFQAYFQFGFPIYSAKAVRFQMGHPKVPLEKYRDEVDKFLDEQDLSDDKFVWTYHSPEYPMAQENRLQKFKLPEPVLCIGGILKVELLGRVQTQEMDGLYYICINHVAVIGRPLSPLFDVKMIDERGKCTLTYNPYTFSLKRVELIKEESSSQSHFRRFSESIRTWEQVIISTLRGAGPLMIDDNDSDHEYLD; encoded by the exons ATGGATGGTAGCCTGGATTTCATACAATGGGTTGGAGAGGACATGTCGCTGAAGATCCTTATGTGTTTGGAAGACCCTTCTGATCTTGTTCGCACGGGTGCGGTTTCGAGTTCTTGGCGTCAGTTTG TGATTACACATGGGCTATGTAAGAAACTTTGTTTAAGGATGTTTCCTGAAGCATCAAGTTTCACTCGTGTTATTGAATGTGACCATATGGGTAAAAGTGTGGCAACCGGGACGGATGATTCAGCTGAATGGACCTCTCTGGTGACAGAACACAAAGTGTATGCACTCTTAAGTAGAGGGCTTACAACTTctacaagagaaaaaaattgcatgtcaGATTCAATCTTTGCGTCAAGCACGGATAATTATCCAGAAGAAAGCATCAAGAATACCCTGGAACAAAGTGACAGAGTTAACAACAGGGCAACGTACTGGTCAAGCAAGGGTGAAAGTGATCCTGCCGCTCCTGAGACattgatttataaattgtCTTCACAACTATGTTTGATCACTGAAGTGCACGTCCATCCATTTCAAG CATATTTTCAGTTTGGCTTCCCTATATACTCAGCCAAGGCTGTAAGATTTCAGATGGGCCACCCGAAGGTTCCTTTGGAGAAGTACAGAGACGAAGTGGACAAATTTCTAGATGAACAAGATCTCTCTGATGACAAGTTTGTGTGGACGTATCATTCTCCAGAATATCCAATGGCTCAG GAGAATCGGTTGCAAAAGTTTAAGCTGCCAGAGCCTGTCCTTTGCATTGGAGGAATCCTGAAAGTGGAGCTTTTGGGCAGAGTGCAGACTCAAGAAATGGATGGACTCTACTACATATG CATCAACCATGTTGCCGTTATTGGTAGACCACTCTCTCCACTGTTTGACGTTAAGATGATTGATGAACGGGGAAAATGCACGTTAACGTACAACCCTTACACCTTCAGTTTGAAGCGTGTGGAACTAATAAAAGAAGAATCAAGTAGTCAATCACATTTTCGTAGATTCAGCGAAAGCATAAGGACTTGGGAGCAAGTGATCATCAGCACACTTCGGGGAGCTGGACCTTTGATGATAGACGACAATGATTCTGATCATGAGTACCTTGATTAG